The Streptomyces avermitilis MA-4680 = NBRC 14893 genome contains a region encoding:
- a CDS encoding MFS transporter, with protein MPQPSSCEAPSPPLSTAPPPPPSRNPYLRLFTVPGTRAFTVGNLIARLPMGMFSVSAVVMIAGSRGSYALAGAVTATGLAATALVAPLIARLIDRHGQARIAVPATAVAALGSLALLLCVRYGTPDWTLFAAYAATATTPNTGGMSRARWAHLFKGDPAAVHTANSFEQAADELCFMLGPVLAAFLCGTFFPEAGTLVGAVLLMSGVLVFAAQRSTQPPPGGRTKARSPLRSPGMPPLLLGFLAIGAVFGAMEVVTIAYADARGHKSAAGVVLALQAAGSCAAGLLYGALKPAGPAERRYPWCLTAMAALLILPLLAARLTGSLLALAGALLLAGMATAPTMVTAMTLVQQRTPESRLNEGMTLAVTGLLGGIACGSATGGWVVEQVSATAGYGVPVAAAALALLICLASPAVRARRTMRVRRAVRTKRAVRTKRTERAKRTERAKRTERVRRTVRVKRTAGPTTGG; from the coding sequence ATGCCGCAACCGTCCTCCTGCGAAGCCCCCTCCCCGCCCCTCTCCACAGCCCCGCCCCCGCCCCCGTCCCGCAACCCCTACCTACGTCTCTTCACCGTCCCCGGCACGCGTGCCTTCACCGTCGGCAATCTGATCGCCCGGCTTCCCATGGGCATGTTCAGCGTGAGCGCGGTCGTCATGATCGCCGGTTCGCGGGGTTCGTACGCGCTCGCCGGTGCCGTCACGGCGACGGGTCTGGCGGCGACGGCCCTGGTCGCCCCCTTGATCGCCAGGCTGATCGACCGCCATGGTCAGGCGCGGATCGCGGTACCGGCGACGGCGGTCGCCGCGCTCGGCTCGCTCGCGCTCCTGCTGTGCGTGCGCTACGGGACCCCGGACTGGACCCTCTTCGCCGCGTACGCCGCCACCGCCACGACGCCGAACACCGGGGGCATGTCACGCGCCCGCTGGGCCCATCTCTTCAAGGGCGACCCGGCGGCCGTACACACCGCGAACTCCTTCGAACAGGCCGCGGACGAGCTGTGCTTCATGCTGGGTCCGGTGCTCGCGGCCTTCCTGTGCGGGACGTTCTTCCCGGAGGCGGGGACGCTGGTGGGCGCCGTCCTGCTGATGTCGGGCGTCCTGGTCTTCGCGGCGCAGCGTTCGACTCAGCCGCCACCGGGGGGACGTACGAAGGCCAGGTCCCCCCTGCGGTCCCCCGGAATGCCCCCGCTCCTCCTCGGCTTCCTCGCCATCGGCGCGGTCTTCGGGGCGATGGAGGTCGTCACGATCGCGTACGCGGACGCGCGGGGCCACAAGTCGGCGGCGGGTGTCGTCCTCGCGCTCCAGGCGGCCGGTTCGTGTGCGGCGGGACTGCTGTACGGGGCGCTGAAGCCGGCCGGTCCCGCCGAGCGGCGCTATCCGTGGTGCCTGACCGCGATGGCGGCACTGCTGATCCTGCCGCTGCTCGCGGCGCGGCTCACCGGCTCGCTGCTCGCGCTGGCGGGCGCGCTGCTCCTCGCCGGGATGGCGACCGCCCCGACCATGGTCACCGCCATGACGCTGGTGCAACAGCGCACCCCTGAAAGCCGGTTGAACGAGGGCATGACGCTCGCCGTGACCGGGCTCCTCGGCGGGATAGCCTGCGGTTCGGCGACCGGCGGGTGGGTGGTGGAGCAGGTGTCGGCGACAGCGGGGTACGGCGTGCCGGTCGCGGCGGCCGCGCTGGCACTGCTGATCTGCCTCGCGTCTCCTGCGGTGCGCGCCAGACGGACCATGCGCGTCAGACGGGCAGTACGTACCAAGCGGGCAGTACGTACCAAGCGGACCGAACGTGCCAAGCGGACCGAACGTGCCAAGCGGACCGAACGTGTCAGGCGAACCGTGCGCGTCAAGAGGACCGCGGGCCCGACGACCGGGGGATGA
- a CDS encoding LysR family transcriptional regulator, translating into MSVDPRLLCAFVAVAEELHFTRAAVRLYVAQQALSRDIRRLERELGTELFLRTTRQVTLTADGTRLLPYARRVLAAQDALLAAFGRGEAGRPLFVDVNSPGLFSTRILARARELAPDSELMARFESGLTGAAAEILAGRIDASFGRFAGLDPALRSRLEQQPVRYEPMAVILPEDHRLAGLDEVPLDALAGETVYAGAGNPRTPEWTDLARLLFEGRGIEVAPPAPLALGPEEFERIMAKTRCPVLAVVDFPAMPHAVLRPLVDPVPLSPVSLVWRKGVTHPGIDALRCAATELATEEGWLLRPAEGWIPARDALIMMNRS; encoded by the coding sequence ATGTCCGTCGACCCCCGCCTTCTGTGCGCCTTCGTCGCCGTCGCCGAGGAGCTGCACTTCACCCGCGCCGCCGTCCGTCTGTACGTCGCTCAGCAGGCCCTCAGCCGGGACATCCGGCGACTGGAGCGCGAGCTCGGCACCGAGCTGTTCCTGCGGACGACGCGCCAGGTCACCCTCACCGCCGACGGCACCCGCCTGCTGCCGTACGCGCGCCGCGTGCTGGCCGCACAGGACGCGCTGCTCGCCGCGTTCGGCCGGGGCGAGGCCGGGCGGCCGCTGTTCGTCGACGTCAACAGCCCGGGGCTCTTCAGCACCCGCATCCTGGCCCGGGCCCGCGAACTCGCCCCCGACAGTGAGCTGATGGCCCGCTTCGAGAGCGGTCTGACCGGCGCCGCCGCCGAGATCCTCGCGGGGCGGATCGACGCGTCGTTCGGGCGGTTCGCCGGACTCGACCCGGCGCTCCGGTCCCGGCTCGAACAACAGCCCGTACGGTACGAGCCGATGGCGGTCATCCTGCCCGAGGACCACCGGCTCGCCGGGCTGGACGAGGTGCCGCTGGACGCGCTCGCGGGCGAGACGGTGTACGCGGGTGCCGGAAATCCCCGGACGCCGGAATGGACCGACCTCGCCCGTCTGCTCTTCGAGGGGCGCGGCATCGAGGTCGCGCCGCCCGCTCCGCTCGCGCTCGGGCCCGAGGAGTTCGAGCGGATCATGGCCAAGACGCGGTGCCCGGTCCTCGCCGTGGTGGACTTCCCGGCCATGCCGCACGCGGTGCTGCGGCCCCTCGTCGACCCCGTCCCGCTGTCGCCCGTGTCGCTCGTGTGGCGCAAGGGGGTGACGCATCCCGGCATCGATGCGCTCCGGTGTGCGGCGACCGAATTGGCGACCGAGGAAGGATGGTTGCTGCGGCCCGCGGAAGGGTGGATTCCGGCCAGGGATGCACTCATCATGATGAACCGCAGCTGA